From a single Kitasatospora azatica KCTC 9699 genomic region:
- a CDS encoding DeoR/GlpR family DNA-binding transcription regulator: MVRANGAVSLRELARVVQTSEVTVRRDVRALEAEGLLDRRHGGAVLPGGFSREPGYPQKTHLAAAEKSAIADLAATLVEEGDAVVIGAGTTTQELARRLARVPGLTVVTNSLLVAQALAHANRVEVVMTGGTLRGSNYALVGSGAEQSLNGLRVTKAFISGSGLTAERGLSTTNMLSASVDRALVQSAAEVIVLADHTKLGADTMFQTVPTDAITRLVTDEHAAGHDPTARELDALADCGVQIVLAPLGLAAEPPGHPGLDRHPQQAPGGPRRAVPGPGQPGGAPLPGQRRPGTHGGPPPGHLPTRLAGAR, from the coding sequence AGACGTCCGGGCGCTGGAGGCCGAAGGGCTGCTCGACCGCCGACACGGCGGCGCGGTGCTACCCGGAGGCTTCAGCCGTGAGCCCGGCTACCCGCAGAAGACCCACCTCGCCGCCGCCGAGAAGAGCGCGATCGCCGACCTGGCGGCCACGCTCGTCGAGGAGGGGGACGCGGTGGTCATCGGGGCCGGCACCACCACCCAGGAACTGGCCCGCCGGCTCGCCCGGGTACCGGGCCTGACGGTGGTCACCAACTCCCTCCTGGTCGCCCAGGCCCTCGCGCACGCCAACCGGGTGGAGGTGGTGATGACCGGCGGCACCCTGCGGGGTTCCAACTACGCCCTGGTCGGCAGCGGGGCCGAACAGTCGCTGAACGGGTTGCGGGTCACCAAGGCCTTCATCTCCGGCAGCGGACTGACCGCCGAGCGCGGCCTGTCCACCACCAACATGCTCTCCGCGAGCGTGGACCGAGCTCTGGTGCAGTCGGCCGCCGAGGTCATCGTCCTCGCCGACCACACCAAGCTCGGCGCGGACACCATGTTCCAGACGGTGCCGACCGACGCGATCACCCGCCTGGTGACCGACGAGCACGCGGCCGGGCACGACCCGACCGCCCGCGAGCTGGACGCGCTGGCCGACTGCGGGGTGCAGATCGTGCTCGCCCCGCTGGGGCTGGCGGCCGAGCCACCAGGTCACCCAGGCCTGGACCGGCACCCGCAGCAGGCCCCTGGCGGCCCGCGCCGGGCGGTCCCCGGCCCCGGGCAGCCGGGTGGCGCCCCGCTGCCCGGCCAGCGCCGCCCTGGCACCCACGGCGGCCCCCCGCCCGGTCACCTGCCGACCCGGCTGGCGGGCGCCCGGTAA